A portion of the Terriglobia bacterium genome contains these proteins:
- a CDS encoding DNA-3-methyladenine glycosylase I — MVRLENEVKTRCAWANSDAVYIEYHDREWGVPEHDDAKLFEFLVLEGAQAGLSWLTILKRRANYCRAFDQFDAGKIARYGARKVKSLLSDKGIIRNRLKILASIQNAKAFLAVQKEFESFDAYLWQFVGDKPIRNAWKSLREIPAKTAESEAMSKDLIRRGFRFVGPTICYAHMQATGMVNDHLIDCFRYREIGGVKKGPTGR; from the coding sequence ATGGTGCGGCTGGAGAATGAAGTCAAGACTCGATGCGCGTGGGCCAATTCTGATGCCGTGTATATCGAGTATCATGACCGGGAGTGGGGCGTGCCGGAGCACGACGATGCAAAGCTGTTTGAGTTTCTGGTTCTGGAGGGCGCCCAGGCGGGATTGAGCTGGCTGACCATCCTCAAGAGACGCGCCAATTACTGCAGGGCGTTTGATCAATTTGATGCCGGGAAGATTGCAAGGTACGGCGCGAGGAAGGTGAAATCACTTCTCTCCGACAAGGGGATCATCCGGAACCGGCTCAAGATCCTGGCGTCGATCCAGAACGCGAAGGCGTTTTTGGCTGTTCAAAAGGAGTTTGAAAGCTTTGATGCTTACTTGTGGCAGTTCGTGGGGGATAAACCGATCCGGAACGCCTGGAAATCTTTGAGAGAAATTCCCGCGAAGACTGCAGAATCGGAGGCCATGAGCAAGGATCTTATCCGGAGGGGATTCAGGTTCGTGGGTCCAACCATCTGCTATGCTCACATGCAGGCCACGGGGATGGTGAATGATCATCTGATCGATTGCTTCCGTTACCGCGAGATCGGCGGAGTGAAGAAAGGCCCCACTGGCCGATAG
- the purF gene encoding amidophosphoribosyltransferase translates to MDDKFHDECGIFGVFGHPDAARFTYLGLYALQHRGQESAGIASYRNDRMLCEKGMGYVADIFSRDKLDQLAGSQAIGHTRYSTAGDSDILNAQPIMVDCHRGQIALCHNGNLTNAVELRAQLEREGSIFQTTSDSEVLVHLMARSSAPTLEEALVDALRQIEGAYSVLILTQDRLYAVRDPHGFRPLCMGRQGDSTVFASETCAFDLIEASYVRDVAPGEIFVVESGGTRTLPWVKDHPHSFCIFEHVYFSRPDSIVFGRSVQRSRELLGRHLAREAPADADIIVPVPDSGVSAAIGFSLESGLPFQFGLIRNHYVGRTFIEPKQTIRHFGVKVKLNPVREILEGKRVVLIDDSIVRGTTSQKIVRMVRSAGAREVHVRISCPPTLSPCFYGIDTPTRKELIAANRSIEEIREFIGADSLAYLSFAGLKSSVEADAPHYCTACFTGKYPTRLPESTLLKLASPVPESVHSP, encoded by the coding sequence ATGGATGACAAGTTCCATGACGAGTGTGGCATTTTTGGTGTGTTTGGCCATCCCGACGCGGCCCGATTCACCTATTTGGGTTTGTACGCCTTGCAGCACCGGGGGCAAGAAAGCGCGGGGATTGCCTCCTACCGGAACGATCGGATGCTCTGTGAAAAAGGCATGGGCTATGTCGCGGACATTTTTTCGCGCGATAAGTTGGATCAACTGGCGGGCTCACAGGCCATCGGGCATACGCGCTATTCCACCGCCGGCGACAGCGATATATTGAACGCACAGCCGATCATGGTTGATTGTCATCGGGGACAGATTGCCCTCTGTCATAACGGGAACTTGACCAATGCCGTGGAACTTCGCGCTCAGCTGGAAAGAGAGGGCTCCATTTTTCAAACCACGAGCGATAGCGAGGTCCTCGTCCACCTGATGGCCAGGTCTTCGGCTCCCACCCTCGAAGAGGCCCTGGTGGATGCGCTGCGACAGATCGAGGGGGCCTATTCTGTTCTGATCCTGACGCAGGATCGACTCTATGCGGTTCGCGATCCCCATGGGTTCCGGCCGCTGTGTATGGGAAGGCAGGGAGACTCGACGGTCTTTGCCTCCGAAACCTGCGCCTTTGACCTGATTGAGGCTTCCTACGTTCGTGACGTTGCGCCGGGTGAAATTTTTGTTGTGGAATCCGGGGGGACAAGGACCCTTCCCTGGGTCAAGGATCACCCGCATTCCTTTTGCATCTTTGAGCATGTGTATTTCTCCCGCCCGGATAGCATCGTGTTTGGGCGGTCGGTCCAACGCAGCCGCGAACTGCTTGGCCGGCACCTCGCCCGGGAGGCGCCCGCGGACGCAGATATCATTGTCCCCGTTCCGGACTCGGGCGTGTCCGCCGCCATCGGCTTTTCTCTTGAATCCGGACTGCCTTTTCAGTTCGGCCTGATTCGAAACCATTATGTGGGACGCACGTTCATCGAGCCGAAGCAGACGATTCGCCACTTTGGTGTGAAGGTGAAACTGAACCCTGTGCGGGAGATCCTGGAGGGGAAGCGGGTGGTTCTAATCGACGATTCCATCGTCCGGGGGACAACCAGCCAGAAGATCGTGCGTATGGTGCGCTCGGCAGGCGCCCGTGAGGTGCACGTGCGCATCAGCTGCCCGCCCACCCTCTCCCCCTGTTTTTATGGGATTGACACTCCCACCAGGAAAGAGCTGATTGCGGCCAACCGGTCCATTGAAGAGATTCGGGAATTCATCGGCGCGGATTCTCTGGCGTACTTGTCCTTCGCCGGTTTGAAGAGCTCGGTGGAAGCTGATGCCCCCCACTATTGCACCGCCTGTTTTACCGGAAAGTACCCCACCCGGTTGCCCGAGAGTACTCTGCTTAAGCTGGCTTCCCCGGTCCCAGAATCAGTGCACTCCCCCTAA
- a CDS encoding helix-turn-helix domain-containing protein — translation MKEQLEYLVNQMVDRGILYDEALTEFEKKFIRKVLERNQWNQCKAARVLGIHRNTLSKKISEYKIHA, via the coding sequence GTGAAAGAACAGTTAGAGTACCTGGTTAACCAGATGGTGGATAGGGGGATTTTGTACGACGAGGCCCTGACGGAGTTTGAAAAGAAGTTCATTCGAAAGGTTCTCGAACGGAACCAATGGAATCAGTGCAAGGCGGCGCGGGTTTTGGGGATTCACCGCAACACGCTCAGCAAGAAAATCTCAGAGTATAAGATTCATGCCTAA
- the purL gene encoding phosphoribosylformylglycinamidine synthase subunit PurL encodes MADSSISSEVIRQHGITRQEYTRILSILGRKPTLTELGIFSVMWSEHCSYKSSRVHLKRLPTRGPSVLQGPGENAGVITLGDGIAIAFKIESHNHPSFVEPFQGAATGVGGILRDIFTMGARPIAAMNSLRFGSLHPRKGASHPEAEKAQIHPPPPASDGPSETAARNRRILRGVVGGIAFYGNCFGVPTLGGEIYFEDCYAQNPLVNAFALGIFKKDPRTQKPKIFLGRAGGIGNSVIYVGAKTGRDGIHGASLLASSEFDETTASKRPNVQVGDPFLEKCLLEACLEAMESGGILGIQDMGAAGLTCSTCEMAARGGTGIEIDLKFVPQRETGMTPYEIMLSESQERMLLVAKRGRVEELQTIFSKWGLEAVKIGVVTRDGVLRVRDHGKVVAEIPAKSLANDAPVYRRPKKAPKKISGRNGRTPGIDGMRSESLAGSPSWSDPSRVETVLRCLLSSENLCSRRWVYQQYDHMVRTNTCVLPGSDAAVIRIKNTTRGIALSLDGNGRYAQIDPREAAKLAVAESCRNLVSVGARPLAATNCLNFGNPEKPEVMWAFSEVIDGIKEACEIFGTPITGGNVSFYNETFGKGIFPTPVIGMVGVIEDVAQLVPMGFQQRGDLIAMLGDVAPLSPLNFLECASEFLKIETGKLGSTVSCVDLNFEHLLHRALLDLHQHGLLRSCHDLSEGGLAIALAESSFASRQRILGWEIKLPADADRELYALLFNEKPSRVLVSFSRENHSSVSEICGRHKIPFQVLGRVIQEDWLLRTEKQILIQTPLKAFFDLWDHELEQLLSMVR; translated from the coding sequence ATGGCTGACTCCAGTATTTCTTCAGAAGTAATCCGGCAGCACGGGATCACCCGGCAGGAGTACACCAGAATTCTCTCCATCCTGGGTCGAAAGCCCACACTCACTGAACTGGGGATATTTTCGGTCATGTGGAGCGAGCATTGCTCCTACAAAAGCTCGCGGGTGCATCTGAAGCGCCTGCCGACACGGGGCCCCTCTGTGCTGCAGGGTCCGGGCGAGAATGCCGGCGTTATCACGCTGGGGGATGGCATCGCCATTGCCTTCAAGATTGAATCGCATAACCACCCCAGTTTCGTCGAACCGTTTCAGGGTGCTGCAACCGGGGTGGGCGGAATCCTGCGCGACATCTTTACAATGGGGGCACGTCCCATTGCCGCGATGAACAGTCTCCGCTTTGGGTCCCTTCATCCTCGCAAGGGCGCCTCCCATCCTGAGGCCGAGAAAGCGCAAATTCATCCTCCCCCTCCAGCAAGTGACGGGCCCTCCGAAACCGCTGCCCGGAATCGCAGAATTCTGCGGGGTGTGGTAGGAGGGATTGCCTTTTATGGAAACTGCTTCGGGGTTCCCACCCTGGGCGGGGAGATCTATTTTGAAGATTGTTACGCACAGAATCCGCTGGTCAACGCTTTTGCCCTCGGAATCTTCAAGAAGGATCCACGGACCCAAAAGCCCAAGATCTTTCTGGGTCGAGCCGGCGGGATAGGAAATTCCGTTATTTACGTAGGCGCCAAGACCGGCCGCGATGGCATTCACGGCGCCTCTCTGTTGGCCTCCTCCGAGTTTGATGAGACGACCGCCTCCAAGCGCCCCAATGTTCAGGTGGGGGATCCCTTTCTTGAGAAGTGTCTGCTGGAGGCCTGTCTGGAAGCGATGGAGAGTGGCGGTATCCTGGGGATCCAGGACATGGGGGCTGCGGGGCTGACGTGTTCGACCTGTGAGATGGCGGCACGGGGTGGCACCGGAATTGAGATTGACCTGAAGTTTGTCCCCCAGCGCGAGACGGGCATGACCCCATACGAAATCATGCTCAGCGAATCCCAGGAGCGGATGTTGCTGGTGGCCAAGCGCGGGCGAGTGGAAGAACTGCAAACCATTTTTTCAAAGTGGGGGCTGGAAGCGGTCAAAATCGGTGTGGTGACGCGGGATGGCGTGTTGCGGGTTCGCGACCATGGCAAGGTGGTGGCCGAGATCCCGGCAAAGTCCCTGGCGAATGACGCCCCGGTGTATCGCCGGCCCAAGAAGGCGCCGAAGAAAATTTCGGGCAGGAATGGACGCACCCCCGGGATCGATGGGATGCGCTCGGAATCCCTTGCGGGATCCCCGTCGTGGAGTGACCCTTCCCGGGTTGAAACGGTTCTGCGCTGTCTCTTATCGAGCGAGAACCTGTGCAGCCGACGTTGGGTCTATCAACAGTATGATCACATGGTCCGGACCAATACCTGCGTCCTGCCGGGCAGCGACGCCGCAGTGATCCGAATCAAAAACACGACCCGTGGAATCGCGCTCTCACTCGACGGCAACGGAAGATATGCCCAGATCGATCCGCGGGAAGCGGCGAAACTGGCGGTCGCGGAGTCATGCCGGAACCTGGTGAGTGTAGGCGCCCGTCCCCTGGCCGCCACCAATTGCTTGAATTTCGGGAACCCCGAGAAACCCGAGGTGATGTGGGCGTTCAGCGAAGTCATTGACGGAATCAAGGAGGCTTGCGAGATCTTTGGGACCCCGATCACCGGCGGGAATGTCAGCTTCTATAATGAAACGTTTGGAAAAGGAATCTTTCCGACCCCGGTCATCGGGATGGTCGGAGTCATCGAAGACGTGGCTCAATTGGTTCCCATGGGTTTTCAACAAAGAGGGGACCTCATCGCTATGCTGGGAGACGTGGCCCCACTATCCCCGCTGAACTTTCTGGAATGTGCTTCAGAGTTTTTAAAAATCGAGACGGGTAAATTGGGATCGACGGTGTCGTGCGTGGACCTGAATTTTGAGCACCTGTTGCACCGGGCCTTGTTGGATCTCCACCAACACGGACTCCTGCGATCCTGTCATGATCTCTCCGAGGGGGGCCTGGCGATCGCGCTGGCCGAATCGTCGTTTGCAAGCCGCCAGAGGATCCTGGGGTGGGAGATCAAACTCCCGGCGGATGCGGATCGCGAGTTGTATGCGCTGCTGTTCAATGAGAAACCCTCCCGGGTGCTGGTGTCTTTTTCCAGGGAGAATCATTCTTCGGTGAGCGAGATCTGCGGACGACACAAAATTCCTTTCCAAGTCCTGGGGCGTGTGATACAAGAAGACTGGCTCCTGCGAACCGAAAAACAGATTCTCATTCAGACCCCCTTGAAGGCGTTTTTTGATCTCTGGGATCATGAACTGGAGCAATTGTTGTCGATGGTCCGGTGA
- a CDS encoding phosphoribosylaminoimidazolesuccinocarboxamide synthase encodes MNNSILLSTDLPGIELFVRGKVRDVYGLGDKLLIVATDRISAFDYVLGSGVPDKGRVLTQLSRFWFEHLRPIVDHHLISTEVDDFPDQVKPFRDQLTGRSMLVRRTEMIPVECVARGYLSGSGWKEYQASGSVCGIRLPAQLKESSKLPAPIFTPAVKAKSGHDENIAFDRFASIVGDRPRAGLLRDLTLKLYGTAAAYAESRGILIADTKFEFGLLHDQVILIDECLTPDSSRFWPKRDYCEGGPQASFDKQYVRDYLESIRWNKQPPAPALPEEVALATREKYLEAFRLLTGGELARTATP; translated from the coding sequence ATGAACAATTCCATTTTACTGTCTACCGATCTTCCGGGCATTGAACTCTTCGTTCGCGGCAAGGTGCGTGACGTGTACGGGCTGGGGGACAAGTTGCTCATCGTTGCCACGGATCGCATCTCCGCATTCGATTATGTCCTGGGCTCGGGGGTTCCCGATAAAGGCCGGGTGCTGACCCAGCTGTCGCGATTCTGGTTCGAGCACCTCCGGCCCATCGTCGATCATCACCTCATCTCGACCGAGGTGGACGATTTTCCGGATCAGGTGAAACCGTTCCGGGACCAGCTGACCGGGCGCTCGATGTTGGTTCGCCGGACCGAAATGATCCCGGTCGAGTGCGTCGCGCGCGGGTATCTCTCCGGTTCCGGATGGAAGGAATATCAAGCCTCCGGCTCCGTCTGCGGAATCCGGCTGCCCGCGCAGTTGAAAGAATCATCCAAATTGCCGGCGCCTATTTTTACTCCGGCCGTTAAAGCGAAGAGCGGGCATGATGAGAACATCGCGTTTGACCGCTTCGCATCGATCGTGGGAGACCGTCCACGCGCCGGGTTGTTGCGCGATCTCACGTTGAAACTGTACGGGACAGCCGCCGCGTATGCCGAATCGCGCGGCATCCTCATTGCCGATACTAAATTTGAGTTTGGACTGCTTCATGACCAGGTCATTTTGATCGATGAATGCCTGACACCCGATTCGTCCCGGTTCTGGCCGAAACGTGACTATTGCGAGGGGGGACCGCAGGCGTCCTTCGACAAGCAGTACGTCCGGGACTACCTGGAGTCCATCCGATGGAACAAGCAGCCTCCCGCGCCGGCGCTCCCGGAAGAGGTAGCGCTCGCCACCCGTGAGAAGTACCTGGAGGCGTTTCGGCTCCTGACGGGCGGGGAACTGGCGAGAACCGCGACTCCTTGA
- the purS gene encoding phosphoribosylformylglycinamidine synthase subunit PurS, with product MKAEVIVSLKKTVLDPQGKAIHHAIESLGFRSVTEVRQGKLFEIQLNGIQDEAAAREEVERIAREVLTNPVIEEFSFILKN from the coding sequence ATGAAGGCCGAAGTGATTGTCAGCTTGAAGAAAACCGTTCTGGACCCCCAGGGCAAGGCGATCCACCATGCCATCGAGAGTCTCGGCTTCAGGTCGGTGACCGAGGTCCGGCAGGGAAAACTTTTTGAAATTCAGCTGAATGGGATTCAGGACGAAGCCGCCGCGCGGGAAGAGGTCGAACGCATTGCGCGGGAGGTCCTGACCAACCCGGTGATTGAAGAATTCTCCTTTATCCTCAAGAACTAA
- the purQ gene encoding phosphoribosylformylglycinamidine synthase subunit PurQ: MHWGVVVFPGSNCDHDAYHVIHRVIGQPVDFIWHESDRLQGYDAIVLPGGFAYGDYLRTGAIAKFSPVMKAVRLFADAGGLVLGICNGFQILCEAGLLPGALMRNRGLEFICKHVHVRTENNGLPFTQNLALGQVLRVPIAHMEGNYYADSGTLDDLEANQQVVFRYSTAEGDPTEECNPNGAARNIAGICNRAGNVMGMMPHPERASELLLGSEDGRGIFESMVGSLLAR, translated from the coding sequence ATGCATTGGGGTGTAGTGGTTTTTCCGGGAAGCAATTGTGACCACGATGCCTACCACGTGATTCATCGGGTCATTGGACAGCCTGTGGATTTCATCTGGCACGAAAGCGATAGACTGCAGGGCTATGACGCCATTGTCTTGCCCGGAGGCTTTGCCTATGGCGATTACCTGCGAACAGGCGCCATCGCCAAGTTCTCCCCGGTGATGAAGGCCGTCCGATTGTTTGCCGATGCCGGAGGGTTGGTGCTCGGCATTTGCAACGGATTTCAGATCCTGTGCGAAGCGGGATTGTTGCCGGGAGCGCTCATGCGGAACCGGGGACTGGAATTCATTTGTAAACATGTCCATGTTCGAACGGAAAACAACGGCCTTCCTTTCACCCAGAATCTTGCCCTCGGGCAGGTCCTGAGGGTCCCCATCGCCCACATGGAAGGAAACTACTATGCCGATTCCGGGACCCTGGACGATTTAGAAGCGAACCAGCAGGTGGTGTTCCGGTATTCGACGGCGGAGGGAGATCCCACCGAGGAGTGCAATCCCAACGGCGCGGCGAGAAATATTGCCGGCATCTGCAATCGGGCGGGAAATGTGATGGGCATGATGCCGCATCCGGAACGGGCCAGTGAGTTGCTGCTCGGGTCCGAGGATGGCCGGGGAATTTTTGAATCCATGGTCGGCAGTCTGTTGGCCCGGTAA
- a CDS encoding AAA-associated domain-containing protein, whose translation MTKVKNAEGLEPLPHARIGPIMGLIKVIQETEGPDDVYKLSQKLHFELDDLLPITEAAEILGFVKIESGDIEPTPLGIQLNDGDENLRKAIFRKQIEHLPIIHRVVEKLKSQEDHRVGKEFLIEILKKYFSSSEANRQFATALDWGRYAELFEYDRDAEEFFLRPEKSEGNAVEGEA comes from the coding sequence ATGACGAAAGTGAAAAATGCCGAAGGCCTCGAACCCTTGCCCCATGCACGGATTGGTCCGATCATGGGGCTGATCAAGGTGATCCAGGAGACCGAAGGGCCGGATGATGTTTACAAGCTCAGTCAGAAGCTGCATTTCGAACTCGACGACTTGCTCCCTATCACGGAGGCCGCAGAGATCCTCGGGTTTGTAAAGATTGAATCGGGGGATATCGAGCCAACGCCTCTCGGAATCCAGTTGAACGACGGCGATGAGAATCTGAGGAAAGCCATCTTTCGGAAGCAGATTGAACACCTGCCCATTATTCACCGGGTTGTGGAAAAGTTGAAATCCCAGGAGGACCACCGGGTGGGAAAAGAATTCCTGATTGAGATACTGAAGAAATATTTCTCTTCATCGGAGGCGAACCGGCAATTCGCCACCGCGCTGGATTGGGGTCGCTATGCCGAGTTGTTCGAATATGATCGGGATGCAGAGGAATTCTTTTTGCGACCCGAAAAATCGGAGGGGAACGCCGTGGAGGGGGAAGCATAA
- a CDS encoding ABC transporter ATP-binding protein — translation MTTPLVQDQTSGSLHLRPSSSHLLELEGVAKSFANGIVILDAISTRIEENTFVSFIGPSGCGKSSLLRIITGLIPPSSGRVLYRGQEVHGVNTKTAMVFQSFALFPWLTVAENVALGLEAQGVPPRQRLRRANKYIDMVGLDGYERAYPKELSGGMKQRVGLARSLTLEPELLCMDEPFSALDVLTAANLREQVLDIWQSKKIVTKTIILVTHSVEEAVFMSDRILVYANKPGRIVADELITLPRPRKMKSKEVEEVVDHFYSLIV, via the coding sequence ATGACGACACCGTTAGTTCAGGACCAGACCTCAGGATCGTTACATCTCCGCCCATCCTCTTCCCACTTGCTGGAACTGGAGGGAGTGGCCAAATCCTTCGCGAACGGGATTGTAATTCTGGATGCCATCTCGACGCGCATCGAGGAGAACACGTTCGTTTCTTTCATCGGGCCCTCCGGCTGTGGGAAATCAAGCTTGCTTCGAATTATCACCGGATTGATTCCTCCTTCGTCAGGTCGGGTTCTCTATCGGGGCCAGGAAGTTCACGGGGTGAACACGAAAACGGCGATGGTTTTTCAAAGCTTTGCGCTTTTCCCTTGGCTGACCGTCGCAGAAAACGTAGCCCTGGGCCTGGAAGCCCAGGGAGTCCCTCCCCGGCAGCGCTTGCGTCGGGCCAACAAGTATATCGACATGGTGGGCTTGGATGGTTACGAACGCGCCTATCCCAAGGAACTCTCGGGTGGGATGAAACAACGCGTCGGGCTGGCGCGATCCCTGACCCTCGAACCGGAACTCTTGTGTATGGACGAACCTTTTTCCGCCCTGGATGTGCTGACGGCGGCCAACTTGCGGGAGCAGGTGCTCGACATCTGGCAGTCGAAGAAGATCGTCACGAAAACGATCATTCTGGTTACGCACAGCGTGGAGGAGGCGGTCTTCATGTCGGACCGCATTCTGGTTTATGCGAACAAACCCGGTCGAATAGTGGCCGATGAACTCATCACCTTGCCCCGCCCGCGTAAGATGAAGTCGAAAGAGGTTGAAGAGGTCGTTGACCATTTTTACTCGCTCATCGTGTGA
- a CDS encoding tetratricopeptide repeat protein, with amino-acid sequence MTLNHAQARLAMGALFLLLVPLTAEAQAVGNRGSSSSGSGQSPVYTIRGKVYSEYTNIVPEILEVRLEKNFTPITQAYLRSDHGFEFSRIPAGNYNVVIKDTRFEDINVPVEVFGQSSQTFYVNVALTLRKNDKNQSPGLEADDDLGDTVSVTLLSSKVPPKALKLYRKALELDRQKKYPEAIEDLKLAVSIFSDFYSAQRNLGVLEFTDGKYPESMAALQTASRLNPGSAKVQYFLGLDCLNLNDLGTALGHFDKVITLAPQRAGAYYFQGYIFYKQNRLDQAEKSLKRALELDDKFSSYSRLQLANVYMKESQLAAAYHQMEVFLKETPNAQEVSQVMTNLKILKEILGQPPNQP; translated from the coding sequence ATGACACTGAATCATGCTCAGGCTCGCCTGGCGATGGGTGCTCTGTTTTTGTTGCTTGTTCCCCTGACCGCGGAAGCGCAGGCGGTCGGAAATCGAGGGTCGTCAAGCTCAGGCTCCGGTCAAAGTCCCGTCTATACCATCCGCGGAAAAGTCTACAGCGAATATACCAACATCGTCCCGGAAATTCTCGAGGTGAGGCTTGAGAAGAACTTCACCCCCATCACTCAGGCTTATCTCAGGTCCGACCACGGGTTTGAGTTTTCACGTATCCCCGCGGGCAATTACAACGTGGTCATTAAAGACACCCGGTTTGAGGATATCAACGTTCCAGTGGAAGTCTTCGGGCAGAGTTCCCAAACCTTCTATGTAAACGTCGCATTGACGCTTCGGAAAAACGACAAGAACCAATCCCCGGGGCTCGAGGCCGATGACGATTTGGGAGACACCGTCTCGGTGACGCTCCTCTCCAGCAAGGTCCCTCCCAAGGCGCTGAAACTGTATCGCAAGGCGCTGGAGTTGGATCGACAAAAGAAATATCCGGAAGCGATTGAGGATTTGAAGCTGGCGGTTTCGATTTTTTCTGATTTTTATTCAGCACAGCGAAATCTTGGGGTCCTCGAGTTTACTGACGGAAAGTACCCGGAGTCGATGGCCGCCCTTCAAACCGCTTCAAGGCTGAACCCCGGCTCCGCCAAGGTTCAATACTTTCTCGGCCTGGACTGTCTCAACCTGAACGACTTGGGCACGGCCCTGGGTCACTTTGACAAAGTTATCACGCTCGCGCCCCAGAGAGCGGGGGCCTATTATTTCCAGGGGTATATTTTCTACAAGCAGAATCGGCTCGATCAGGCCGAGAAGAGCTTGAAGAGGGCCCTGGAACTCGATGATAAGTTCAGCAGCTATTCCCGTTTGCAACTCGCCAACGTGTACATGAAGGAATCGCAACTTGCAGCGGCCTATCACCAGATGGAAGTTTTTCTGAAAGAGACCCCGAATGCCCAGGAAGTTTCCCAGGTGATGACGAATCTCAAGATTTTAAAGGAAATTCTGGGCCAACCTCCCAATCAACCCTGA
- the lepB gene encoding signal peptidase I has protein sequence MEEPKETIADPESSPPAATEPARSRKWELIVWENIKSLLFVLIAVFFIRSFVVEATVVPTGSMERTILIGDHLFLSKLPYGPRIPFTNVRFPAIKNIKHGDIVAFRFPLDPTLTYVKRVIAMPGDVIEIRRKQVFLNGRALEEPYAVHSDSQVYGDLEYLPGDVRLRDNMAPVTVPPQSFFAMGDNRDLSYDSRFWGFVPFDNVVGEPLIVFWSYDAPTQDWLSPGITSRVEFYTSVLVHFLDRTRWGRTGKIF, from the coding sequence ATGGAAGAACCAAAGGAAACCATTGCCGATCCGGAGTCATCGCCACCGGCGGCGACGGAGCCGGCCAGATCCAGGAAGTGGGAACTGATTGTCTGGGAAAACATCAAATCTTTGCTTTTCGTCCTGATCGCCGTCTTTTTCATCCGCTCTTTTGTGGTGGAGGCGACGGTGGTTCCCACCGGATCGATGGAACGCACCATCCTGATTGGCGATCATCTCTTCCTGAGCAAACTGCCCTACGGACCCCGCATCCCTTTCACCAACGTCCGGTTTCCAGCCATTAAAAACATCAAGCACGGGGACATCGTTGCATTCCGATTTCCGCTCGATCCCACGCTCACCTATGTGAAGCGCGTGATTGCAATGCCCGGAGATGTTATTGAGATCCGGCGAAAACAAGTCTTCCTCAACGGACGGGCCCTCGAGGAGCCTTACGCTGTCCACTCCGACTCCCAGGTTTACGGTGACCTTGAGTACCTTCCGGGCGACGTCCGCCTGCGGGACAATATGGCACCGGTAACCGTGCCTCCTCAAAGTTTCTTTGCGATGGGGGACAACCGGGATCTAAGCTATGACAGCCGCTTCTGGGGATTTGTGCCGTTTGATAACGTCGTCGGCGAACCTCTGATCGTCTTCTGGTCGTACGATGCCCCCACGCAGGATTGGCTCAGCCCGGGGATCACAAGCCGGGTAGAGTTCTATACCTCCGTATTGGTACACTTCCTTGACAGGACCCGTTGGGGTCGCACTGGCAAGATATTCTAA
- a CDS encoding CvpA family protein: protein MNALDVIVWAILIYSVVQGILYGMTHQFISIGALVLGLLMAAWYYPRLAPMLMPYFRTYEIAAFLAFIIIFILVKLIGAGVGFLLGKLLAAVELRWFDRVLGGFFGFAKGFLLSAVLFLGLLAFPFELKWVKNAKMAPYLMEGARFISTLTPPEVKTRFDDGLNKLRTIWKESGST from the coding sequence TTGAATGCACTCGACGTGATCGTGTGGGCCATCCTGATCTATTCGGTCGTCCAGGGGATCCTCTATGGAATGACCCATCAATTCATTTCGATTGGCGCCCTGGTTCTCGGTTTGTTGATGGCGGCCTGGTACTATCCCCGATTGGCCCCGATGCTGATGCCTTATTTCCGGACTTACGAAATCGCTGCTTTTCTCGCCTTTATCATCATATTTATCTTGGTCAAATTGATCGGGGCCGGCGTGGGGTTTCTCTTGGGGAAGCTTTTGGCGGCGGTTGAATTGAGATGGTTTGATCGTGTCCTGGGCGGCTTCTTCGGATTTGCGAAAGGCTTTCTGCTGAGCGCGGTGTTATTCCTGGGACTTCTCGCTTTTCCGTTCGAACTCAAGTGGGTGAAGAACGCAAAGATGGCCCCCTATTTGATGGAGGGGGCCCGTTTCATCTCTACCCTGACTCCACCCGAAGTCAAGACCCGCTTTGACGACGGGCTCAATAAATTGCGCACGATATGGAAAGAATCGGGTAGCACCTAA